The [Clostridium] colinum genome includes the window ATTTTACTTTAACAACTGTTTAGGGTTTATTAACTTGACTTATATGTATATATATGTTAAAATTTTATTTAAGTTTGCTGGCATAGCTCAGCAGGTAGAGCACTTCATTGGTAATGAAGAGGTTCGGCGGTTCAAATCCGCTTGTCAGCTTTATTTATATAATTTTTTCATAGAAAGGAATATAATATGAGTACAGGTGATATATTAATTATTATTACACTAATAGTTGGCGTTATATTAGGTATATTGGTTTGGGTTAATAGAAAAGCTATGAAAAAAATGGGCGACCATCAAGATATGATAAATCGCTCAAAACAAACAACCACTATTTTTGTTATAGATAAGAAAAAAAGTAAAATAACAGACGTTAATATGCCTAAAATGGTTACAGAACAAATGCCTAAAATATATAAATTTTTAAAGCTTTATTTTGTTCAAGCAAAAATAGGTCCTCAAATTTTAACTTTAATATGTGATAAAAAAGTATTTAACGCTATAACTGTAAAAAAGAATGTAAAAGTTGAGCTTGCTGGTATATACATAGTAAATGTTGTTGGTATGAAAACAGATAAAGAGCTTAAAGAAATAAAAAAAGCTAAAAAAGCTAAAGAAAAAGAAGAGAAAAAAAATAATTCTAAATAAAAACTATATAATACATACTAAAAATAAAGTACAAAATAGTTTTCAATTTATATTTTTAAATGCTTTATATTATGTAAAAATCTAATAGGGCTAAAGCCCTTAAAAATATTGATTTTTACATAATATACTCATCGTAATCACAAATTATTATAATCAAAACCACCCGTTAAACGGGTGGTTTGCTCAAGCCCTATAAGGGCTTTTTTTGTTGTAAGCCTCTAAAGAGGCACTGAATGGTCTGATAATTACACTACTATTTCTTGGCTGCCACTAAAAGTGGCTATTTTTTTGCCTACTTACTCTGGCTACCCATAAATGGGTCTATATATTCTTTTAAACTTATTTGGTCATTTAATATATCTTCTTGTAACTGATTTCTTATATATTCTTCTATTACTTTTTTATTTCTTCCTACTGTATCTACATAATATCCTCTACACCAAAAATGTCTATTTCCATATTTATACTTTAAGTTTGCGTGCCTATCAAATATCATTAAGCTACTTTTACTTTTTAAATATCTCATAAATTGTTAGACACTTAAATGAGGTAGTATTACTAACATATGTATATGGTCTTTACAAGCTTCTGCCTCTATTATTTTAACTCCTTTCCTTTCACACAGCATTCTTAATATTTTCCCTATATCTGCTTTTATCTTTCCATATATTTCTTGTCTCCTATATTTTGGTGCAAATACTATATGATATTTGCATCTCCATTTAGAATGTGATAAACTATTTATGTCTTTCATGACAAAACCTCCTATTATTTTATTTTTGGTTCCCAGACCAATTATATTCTATCATAGGAGGTTTTTACTTTTCTATAAGAGTTTTTACCTACCACCAGCATAGCTGGTGGTTTAATCAAGCCTATTCGGCGACAACAAAAAGGGTGTAGACAAAGTCTACACCCTAAACTATATGATAAATATTTATCATATAGTTTTTTTATTTAAATTTATTATCAAATTTTCCCCAGTATAAAACTTTAATATATTATATTTAAGATGCATAATATATTTTTTTATTATTAACATTTACGGTTGATTTGCTCCTTAATGCTTTTGCAACTCTTAAAATACCATAGCCTATAAAAATAACTGAATATAAAGCTATCTCAAGTGTTTTTTCAGATGCTTTTGTTCCAAATAAAACCATAGTATGAATATATATAAGGGCAAAAAATGGGTATGCCATTCTTTGTATATTTTTCCATGTATGATATTTCATCTTTTTCCTTACATTTTGAAAAGAAGTAATCATTAAAGGAAGCATCATACAAATCATTATTACACTAATAATAGCAGCAATAAAATATTTTAATTTCATATCTTGTGGATGTGTAAATAAAGTTATAAAATGTTTTTTACCTGTAAATCCATAAACAAAATTATGACTTAAAGTAATAATACAAGCTATTATAGAAATTTCTCCACGAATTTTATACAATTTTTTAGTTATAGCCCATTTTGAATTTAATATTCCAGTATACATAACTATAATAAATAAAGCAGTAGAAAATGCTCCTCGTTTAAAAGGATTTACAATATAATGTGTAAACCATTCTGGAAATACTTCCTTTAATTTAAACTGATAGTAAATACCAATAGCAATTACTAAAATTACAGATAATGAATAAAAGAATTTTGGATATTTTTTTATTTGATTACCTAAACCTAAAACGAAAAGTAAAGCTAATACAAGTGAAA containing:
- a CDS encoding ferric reductase-like transmembrane domain-containing protein, encoding MYPVLSLVLALLFVLGLGNQIKKYPKFFYSLSVILVIAIGIYYQFKLKEVFPEWFTHYIVNPFKRGAFSTALFIIVMYTGILNSKWAITKKLYKIRGEISIIACIITLSHNFVYGFTGKKHFITLFTHPQDMKLKYFIAAIISVIMICMMLPLMITSFQNVRKKMKYHTWKNIQRMAYPFFALIYIHTMVLFGTKASEKTLEIALYSVIFIGYGILRVAKALRSKSTVNVNNKKIYYAS